A DNA window from Kitasatospora atroaurantiaca contains the following coding sequences:
- a CDS encoding MFS transporter → MFASYRRIFTAPGTIAFTLAGLLSRLAFSMTGVGTVVMIATRRDSYALAGAVSAAGVVAVALGMPLLGRLVDRYGQARVAIPSVPFFAVPFAALLLCTRYGAPTWTLFVCCAASSVLPNVGGMARARWAHLYRDDPESRQLATSFEQALDELCFMAGPVLAMLLCTALFPEAALLVAGLLASVGVLLFAAQRRTEPPVLPAVPGTGGALRSGGLRVMVLAFLATGVTFGSMEVTTIAYTDSLGQKPLAGALLALVAAGSCGSGLVFGLVRARRSPAVRLLAAAAAMAGLLLLPLAAGLSGAGPAVLAVALLVAGSGTAPTMVTGMTMIQELLPARQLNEGMSVAISAILIGISTGSALGGTIAQHATPGTGYLVPAGAAGLALLITAAGIGRLRTQARTAVVAAPSSVAA, encoded by the coding sequence GTGTTCGCCTCGTACCGCCGCATCTTCACCGCCCCCGGCACCATCGCCTTCACCCTGGCCGGGCTGCTCAGCCGCCTCGCCTTCTCGATGACCGGTGTGGGCACCGTGGTGATGATCGCCACCCGCCGGGACTCGTACGCCCTGGCCGGGGCCGTCTCCGCCGCCGGGGTGGTGGCGGTCGCGCTCGGCATGCCGCTGCTCGGACGGCTGGTGGACCGGTACGGGCAGGCCAGGGTGGCGATACCGAGCGTGCCCTTCTTCGCCGTCCCGTTCGCCGCGCTGCTGCTCTGCACCCGTTACGGCGCGCCCACCTGGACGCTCTTCGTCTGCTGTGCGGCCTCCTCCGTGCTTCCCAACGTCGGCGGCATGGCCCGGGCCCGCTGGGCACACCTCTACCGGGACGACCCGGAGTCCCGGCAGCTGGCCACCTCCTTCGAACAGGCGCTGGACGAGCTCTGCTTCATGGCCGGCCCGGTGCTGGCGATGCTGCTCTGCACCGCGCTCTTCCCGGAGGCCGCACTGCTGGTCGCCGGGCTGCTCGCCTCCGTCGGCGTGCTGCTGTTCGCCGCGCAGCGCCGTACCGAACCGCCGGTCCTGCCCGCCGTCCCGGGCACCGGCGGGGCGCTTCGGTCCGGCGGGCTGCGGGTGATGGTGCTGGCCTTCCTGGCGACCGGCGTGACCTTCGGGTCGATGGAGGTCACCACCATCGCGTACACCGACTCGCTCGGCCAGAAGCCGCTGGCCGGTGCGCTGTTGGCGCTGGTGGCGGCGGGTTCGTGCGGTTCCGGGCTGGTCTTCGGGCTGGTACGGGCACGCCGCTCCCCGGCCGTCCGGCTGCTGGCCGCGGCGGCCGCGATGGCGGGGCTGCTGCTGCTCCCGCTGGCCGCCGGGCTGTCGGGCGCGGGCCCGGCCGTCCTGGCCGTTGCGCTCCTGGTCGCCGGTTCGGGGACTGCTCCGACCATGGTGACCGGGATGACCATGATCCAGGAGCTGCTTCCCGCCCGGCAGTTGAACGAGGGCATGTCCGTCGCGATCTCGGCCATCCTGATCGGCATCTCGACCGGTTCCGCCCTCGGCGGCACCATCGCCCAGCACGCCACCCCGGGCACGGGCTACCTGGTCCCCGCCGGCGCGGCCGGACTGGCCCTGCTGATCACGGCGGCGGGCATCGGCCGCCTGCGGACGCAGGCACGGACAGCAGTTGTCGCGGCACCTTCCAGCGTTGCCGCCTAG
- a CDS encoding thiol-disulfide oxidoreductase DCC family protein, translated as MRSDHHADEAAAPAVRLLTVLHDPACLLCRHLTAWLRGQRQLVPLEFVAVASPEARERFPGLDHDASLGEITVVADTGEVWRGAPAFVTCLWALAEHRPLAHRLGTPAGLPLARAAAFAASKYRAVTGAGRVVPGAEGAPGPAWPAADGEADGGWPDLGCDGGTCSVSG; from the coding sequence GTGAGGTCCGACCATCACGCCGACGAGGCGGCGGCACCCGCCGTCCGGCTGCTCACGGTGCTGCACGACCCGGCCTGCCTGCTCTGCCGGCACCTCACCGCCTGGCTGCGCGGACAGCGCCAGCTGGTACCGCTGGAGTTCGTCGCGGTCGCCTCTCCCGAGGCCCGCGAACGCTTCCCCGGCCTGGACCATGACGCCTCGCTCGGCGAGATCACGGTGGTCGCCGACACCGGCGAGGTGTGGCGAGGCGCGCCCGCCTTCGTCACCTGCCTGTGGGCCCTGGCCGAACACCGGCCGCTGGCGCACCGGCTGGGCACACCGGCGGGTCTGCCGCTCGCCAGGGCGGCGGCCTTCGCCGCCAGCAAGTACCGCGCGGTCACGGGGGCCGGGCGCGTCGTACCGGGTGCGGAGGGGGCACCCGGTCCGGCGTGGCCCGCGGCGGACGGCGAGGCCGACGGCGGTTGGCCGGACCTCGGCTGTGACGGCGGGACCTGCTCCGTCTCCGGCTAG
- a CDS encoding LysR family transcriptional regulator — MPRDLHPRLLRGFVATAETLHFGRAAERLHVAQQALSRDIQALERTLGSALFARTTRSVTLTPAGERLLSKARRLLALHDEIVAGVDGRALLLDLNSDVTGPDLTAVRILSAAREAFPEGELLARFHGGLAAAAVELLAHRLDVSFGRFAGLPARVQSQLVHLPLRLEPMAVIVPLGHPLAGRPAIPLAELGGHPVDICAGNPATTEWADLGARLLRAHGLSAAPPFSPPVGVDETAHYIARHGDPMLTTTGGPAIPGTVTVPLVEPVPVSLLGLVHRPGLRHPGLTALRSAAAELGAREGWLRRPAGSWLPDEDASLLGG, encoded by the coding sequence ATGCCCCGTGACCTGCACCCGCGCCTGCTGCGCGGCTTCGTGGCGACCGCCGAGACCCTGCACTTCGGCCGGGCGGCCGAGCGGCTGCACGTGGCCCAACAGGCGCTGAGCCGCGACATCCAGGCGCTGGAGCGGACGCTCGGCAGCGCGTTGTTCGCCCGGACCACCCGCAGCGTCACCCTCACCCCGGCCGGGGAGCGGCTGCTGTCCAAGGCGCGACGGCTGCTTGCCCTGCATGACGAGATCGTGGCGGGCGTGGACGGCCGGGCGCTGCTGCTGGATCTGAACAGTGATGTCACCGGCCCGGATCTGACCGCCGTCCGAATTCTGTCGGCCGCCCGTGAGGCCTTTCCCGAGGGGGAGTTGCTGGCGCGGTTCCACGGGGGCCTGGCGGCCGCGGCCGTGGAGCTGCTGGCGCATCGGCTGGATGTCTCGTTCGGGCGCTTCGCCGGCCTGCCGGCCCGGGTGCAGTCCCAACTCGTGCATCTGCCACTTCGGTTGGAGCCGATGGCGGTGATCGTGCCGCTCGGGCACCCGCTGGCGGGCCGGCCGGCGATTCCGCTCGCCGAACTGGGGGGCCACCCCGTCGACATCTGCGCGGGCAATCCGGCGACCACGGAGTGGGCCGACCTCGGGGCGAGGCTCCTACGGGCCCACGGGCTGTCGGCCGCACCGCCGTTCAGCCCGCCGGTGGGCGTGGACGAGACGGCGCACTACATCGCGCGGCACGGCGACCCGATGCTGACCACCACGGGCGGTCCCGCCATCCCCGGCACCGTCACCGTGCCGCTGGTCGAGCCGGTGCCGGTCAGCCTGCTGGGGCTGGTGCACCGGCCGGGGCTACGGCATCCGGGCCTGACGGCGCTGCGGAGTGCGGCGGCCGAACTCGGCGCACGGGAAGGCTGGTTGAGGCGCCCTGCGGGCAGCTGGCTGCCGGACGAGGACGCTTCCCTGCTGGGCGGTTAG
- a CDS encoding GNAT family N-acetyltransferase yields the protein MDRQIVIRTGAAADAEAVAALHAVSWRTAYEGIVPAEALGDGLSEERRELWAIRLTADYGEPANTPVLLIAETEGEEGPVGFAYLVPEPDGRVLLDNLHVRPGLTGAGIGGLLLRAALERTREAPLYLEVLCANTRAVAFYEREGGVRTDEREGVFPGGFTLPEYEYTWPPAATGGRTPSPAPHGPSAAQ from the coding sequence ATGGACCGACAGATCGTCATCAGGACCGGCGCCGCCGCCGATGCGGAGGCCGTCGCAGCCCTGCACGCCGTGAGCTGGCGGACGGCGTACGAAGGGATCGTCCCGGCCGAGGCGCTCGGTGACGGCCTGTCGGAGGAGCGCCGCGAGCTCTGGGCGATCCGGCTCACCGCCGACTACGGCGAGCCCGCCAACACCCCCGTCCTGCTGATCGCGGAGACGGAGGGGGAGGAGGGACCGGTGGGCTTCGCCTATCTGGTCCCCGAGCCGGACGGGCGGGTCCTGCTGGACAACCTGCACGTCCGCCCCGGCCTCACCGGTGCAGGCATCGGCGGGCTGCTGCTCCGGGCCGCCCTGGAGCGTACGCGTGAGGCCCCGCTGTACCTGGAGGTGCTGTGTGCCAACACCCGGGCGGTCGCCTTCTACGAGCGCGAGGGCGGCGTGCGCACCGATGAGCGCGAGGGCGTCTTCCCGGGCGGGTTCACCCTGCCCGAGTACGAGTACACCTGGCCCCCGGCGGCTACCGGTGGTCGTACACCGTCACCGGCACCCCACGGGCCGTCAGCCGCGCAGTGA
- a CDS encoding GNAT family N-acetyltransferase, with amino-acid sequence MGKDVHGRTGQDIDIRYITEDEIPLWDRAVARGFMRPHVADGSEFRRLQFEPGRWFGAFDESDGGRCVATFRSFDTELTVPGGATFQVDAITGVTVNATHRRRGLLTTMMSRDLEAARERGSAAAILIAAEYNIYGRYGFGPATRGNGWNIDLARAGGLRAGLPETPGGRIDFVTMEEVRKFGPELHERWRLTQPGAIGRTPLWWRLQTGEVTLPGFDWKEPFAALHRDAEGDVTGLIVYRVDDNWDGGYPNCTLTVASFLALDRATATALWRFALSVDWVRKVVVEYLGQDDPLPLLLNDPRGATPHAEDYDFMWLRLLDVPAAFGARTYGAPGRVVLQVSDPAGYAEGRWALEAAADGTGRCTATDDAPDLELGVSELGSLYLGAETVSRLAAASLVTELRPGAAADADLLLRTPLRAFNPDGF; translated from the coding sequence ATGGGCAAGGACGTACATGGTCGGACCGGCCAGGACATCGATATCCGGTACATCACCGAGGATGAGATCCCCCTCTGGGACCGCGCCGTCGCGCGTGGTTTCATGCGGCCGCACGTCGCGGACGGCAGTGAGTTCCGCCGCCTGCAGTTCGAGCCGGGGCGGTGGTTCGGCGCCTTCGACGAGTCCGACGGCGGGCGCTGCGTCGCGACCTTCCGCAGCTTCGACACGGAGCTGACGGTGCCCGGCGGTGCGACCTTCCAGGTGGATGCCATCACCGGTGTGACCGTCAACGCCACCCACCGCCGCCGCGGTCTGCTCACCACGATGATGAGCCGGGACCTCGAGGCCGCCCGCGAGCGGGGCAGTGCCGCCGCCATCCTGATCGCCGCCGAGTACAACATCTACGGCCGGTACGGCTTCGGCCCGGCGACCCGGGGGAACGGCTGGAACATCGACCTGGCGCGGGCGGGCGGTCTTCGCGCCGGCCTGCCCGAGACGCCCGGCGGCCGGATCGACTTCGTCACCATGGAAGAGGTCCGCAAGTTCGGCCCGGAGCTGCACGAGCGCTGGCGGCTGACCCAGCCGGGTGCGATCGGGCGCACGCCGCTCTGGTGGAGGTTGCAGACGGGCGAGGTCACGCTGCCCGGCTTCGACTGGAAGGAGCCCTTCGCCGCCCTGCACCGGGACGCCGAGGGCGACGTCACCGGCCTGATCGTCTACCGCGTCGACGACAACTGGGACGGCGGCTACCCCAACTGCACCCTCACCGTGGCGAGCTTCCTCGCCCTCGACCGGGCCACCGCCACCGCGCTCTGGCGGTTCGCCTTGTCGGTGGACTGGGTGCGCAAGGTCGTCGTCGAGTACCTCGGCCAGGACGACCCGCTGCCGCTGCTGCTGAACGACCCGCGCGGTGCGACACCGCACGCGGAGGACTACGACTTCATGTGGCTGCGGCTGCTCGACGTGCCCGCCGCCTTCGGCGCCCGTACGTACGGCGCGCCCGGGCGCGTGGTGCTGCAGGTCAGCGACCCGGCCGGGTACGCCGAGGGCCGCTGGGCGCTGGAGGCGGCGGCCGACGGCACCGGCCGTTGCACCGCCACCGACGACGCGCCCGACCTCGAGCTCGGCGTCTCCGAGCTCGGCTCGCTGTACCTGGGCGCCGAGACGGTCTCCAGGTTGGCCGCTGCCTCGCTGGTCACCGAGCTGCGGCCGGGAGCGGCCGCCGATGCCGACCTGCTGCTGCGGACTCCGCTGAGGGCGTTCAACCCTGACGGCTTCTGA
- a CDS encoding C40 family peptidase, with protein sequence MARRFLPTLLLALSGVFGLIPAAEAVPLPSRLTAPADDPYPSAEDIARARAESDARAVDTNAIEARLTAAQAELEQNGRAAEQAVEAYNGAQARLAKARTEAATAAQLSAVAEAGRAEAAERAAQLAAETYRQGTSPELSAINALLGAKGPRAVGEQANAVGVVGARTKDILDAATSTAAAASRAAGAARAAEQEAQRAAEAVRVAKEQAQTRLAAQQTQVAEIGRRREQLLAELAAARNTTLELERQRREALEAIAAREAEEAARAAAAAAAAAPSASDVSADSSWSASGAEAALAFARSKIGLPYIWGGEGPEGYDCSGLTMMAWRKAGKNLTHFAADQYTESTPISYRQLRPGDLIFWTHTPGRAADIYHVAIYLGDDQMIEAPRPGTDIKEASLWIMGRPDFYARP encoded by the coding sequence GTGGCACGCAGATTCCTGCCGACGCTCCTGCTGGCTCTCTCCGGAGTGTTCGGGCTGATCCCGGCGGCCGAGGCCGTGCCGCTCCCGTCCCGGCTGACCGCTCCCGCCGACGACCCGTACCCCTCCGCCGAGGACATCGCCCGGGCCCGGGCCGAGAGCGATGCCCGGGCCGTGGACACCAACGCGATCGAGGCCCGGCTGACGGCCGCCCAGGCCGAGCTGGAGCAGAACGGCCGGGCCGCCGAACAGGCGGTGGAGGCCTACAACGGTGCGCAGGCCCGGCTGGCCAAGGCCCGTACCGAGGCGGCCACCGCGGCGCAGCTCTCCGCCGTGGCCGAGGCAGGCCGCGCCGAGGCCGCCGAGCGGGCCGCCCAGCTCGCCGCCGAGACCTACCGCCAGGGCACCAGCCCCGAACTCTCCGCGATCAACGCCCTGTTGGGCGCCAAGGGCCCGCGCGCGGTCGGCGAGCAGGCCAACGCCGTCGGCGTGGTCGGCGCGCGCACCAAGGACATCCTGGACGCGGCCACCTCCACCGCGGCCGCGGCCTCCCGTGCCGCGGGCGCCGCCCGGGCCGCCGAGCAGGAGGCGCAGCGGGCCGCCGAAGCCGTACGCGTGGCCAAGGAGCAGGCACAGACCCGGCTCGCGGCCCAGCAGACGCAGGTCGCCGAGATCGGCAGGCGCCGCGAGCAGCTGTTGGCGGAGCTGGCCGCAGCGCGTAACACCACCCTTGAACTGGAGCGGCAGCGGCGCGAGGCGCTGGAGGCGATCGCGGCCCGGGAGGCCGAGGAGGCGGCCCGTGCCGCAGCTGCTGCGGCGGCGGCAGCGCCCAGCGCCTCCGACGTGTCCGCGGACAGCTCCTGGTCCGCGAGTGGCGCGGAGGCCGCGCTCGCCTTCGCCCGCTCCAAGATCGGCCTGCCCTACATCTGGGGCGGCGAGGGCCCGGAAGGCTACGACTGCTCGGGCCTGACCATGATGGCCTGGCGCAAGGCCGGCAAGAACCTCACCCACTTCGCCGCCGACCAGTACACCGAGTCCACCCCCATCTCCTACCGCCAGCTGCGCCCCGGAGACCTGATCTTCTGGACCCACACTCCCGGCCGCGCCGCCGACATCTACCACGTGGCCATCTACCTCGGCGACGACCAGATGATCGAGGCCCCCCGCCCCGGCACGGACATCAAAGAGGCCAGCCTCTGGATCATGGGCCGCCCCGACTTCTACGCCCGGCCGTAG
- a CDS encoding threonine/serine ThrE exporter family protein has translation MPKRGRGRSGGGKKVRGGRPARPAPKPVPPREASLTEGLLGSAAPPVEQPTAIPLASPPVETEGLLRPGEPADAVPSALAWPTGVSEDTLSPEDWRAVGFSLGPPTGTADSTLSQGAPGAAPWPDRMRTLLRTPMAERPAYERTQREQKAEATVKNVPRVLDLTLRIGELLLASGEAAEDVEAAMLGIAHAYRLDHCEPQVTFTLIGISYQPSLVEPPVTADRVVRRRTSDYTRLAAVYRLVADITAEKLSVNDAYRRLAEIRRNRHPYPTWLLALATGLLAGAATFLVGGRLDAKAWLVFANAFVAAILGDRLASLIARRGLPEFYQFVIAAMPAAASGIILSLNPHLGLRGSVVITGGLFALLPGRALVAAVQDGLTGFYITAAARLLEVLYLVAGIVIGVMLILYAGLSIHAKLNPGESLIGVRHPPVQLVAAMVLTLAFAMLLQTDSRKLPFVTLNSAIGWSTYGVLTDAGTSAVVSTGIAAGLVGLFGQLMARYRNASSLPYVTAALGPLMPGSAIYLGMLAFTQNQPDVGLISVGRAAALALALAVGVNLGGEVARLFMKLPGTLRGTRPAGAEERPAPYLLAPRRAAKRTRGF, from the coding sequence GTGCCTAAGCGGGGCCGGGGCCGATCGGGCGGCGGCAAGAAGGTCAGGGGCGGCAGGCCCGCCCGGCCCGCGCCCAAACCGGTGCCGCCGCGCGAGGCTTCGCTCACCGAAGGCCTGCTCGGATCCGCCGCGCCGCCGGTCGAGCAGCCCACCGCCATCCCGCTGGCCTCGCCGCCGGTCGAGACCGAGGGCCTGCTCCGGCCCGGCGAGCCGGCCGACGCGGTGCCGTCGGCGTTGGCCTGGCCCACCGGCGTCTCCGAGGACACGCTGAGCCCCGAGGACTGGCGCGCCGTCGGATTCAGCCTCGGCCCGCCCACCGGCACGGCCGACTCGACGCTCAGCCAGGGCGCCCCCGGCGCGGCCCCCTGGCCCGACCGGATGCGTACCCTGCTGCGTACCCCCATGGCCGAGCGGCCGGCGTACGAGCGCACCCAGCGCGAGCAGAAGGCCGAGGCGACGGTCAAGAACGTCCCGCGCGTGCTCGACCTGACGCTCAGGATCGGTGAACTGCTGCTGGCCAGCGGCGAGGCCGCCGAGGACGTCGAGGCCGCGATGCTGGGAATCGCCCACGCGTACCGGCTCGATCACTGCGAGCCCCAGGTCACCTTCACCCTGATCGGGATCTCGTACCAGCCCTCGCTGGTCGAGCCCCCCGTCACCGCGGACCGCGTGGTGCGCCGCCGGACCTCCGACTACACCCGGCTGGCCGCCGTCTACCGGCTGGTGGCCGACATCACCGCGGAGAAGCTCTCCGTCAACGACGCCTACCGCCGCCTCGCCGAGATCCGCCGCAACCGGCACCCGTACCCGACCTGGCTGCTCGCCCTCGCCACCGGCCTGCTGGCGGGAGCCGCCACCTTCCTGGTCGGCGGGCGGCTCGACGCCAAGGCCTGGCTGGTCTTCGCCAACGCCTTCGTCGCCGCGATCCTCGGCGACCGGCTCGCCTCGCTGATCGCCCGGCGGGGGCTGCCCGAGTTCTACCAGTTCGTCATAGCGGCGATGCCGGCCGCCGCCTCCGGCATCATCCTGTCGCTGAACCCGCACCTGGGGCTGCGCGGATCGGTGGTCATCACCGGTGGCCTCTTCGCCCTGCTGCCCGGCCGGGCCCTGGTGGCCGCCGTGCAGGACGGCCTCACCGGCTTCTACATCACCGCTGCCGCCCGGCTGCTGGAGGTGCTGTACCTGGTCGCCGGCATCGTGATCGGCGTGATGCTGATCCTCTACGCCGGGCTGAGCATCCACGCCAAACTCAACCCCGGTGAGAGTCTGATCGGGGTCAGGCACCCGCCCGTCCAGCTGGTCGCCGCGATGGTGCTCACCCTCGCCTTCGCCATGCTGCTGCAGACCGACAGCAGAAAGCTTCCGTTCGTCACCCTCAACAGCGCCATCGGCTGGTCCACCTACGGCGTGCTCACCGACGCCGGGACGTCCGCGGTGGTGTCCACCGGCATCGCCGCCGGTCTGGTCGGCCTGTTCGGCCAGCTGATGGCCCGTTACCGCAACGCCTCCTCGCTGCCGTACGTCACGGCGGCACTCGGTCCGTTGATGCCCGGCTCGGCGATCTACCTCGGCATGCTCGCCTTCACCCAGAACCAGCCCGACGTCGGTCTGATCTCGGTGGGCCGGGCGGCCGCCCTGGCCCTGGCACTGGCGGTCGGGGTGAACCTCGGAGGCGAGGTCGCACGACTCTTCATGAAGCTTCCCGGCACGCTCCGGGGCACCAGGCCCGCCGGGGCCGAGGAACGTCCCGCGCCCTACCTGCTGGCACCGCGCCGCGCGGCCAAGCGCACCCGGGGGTTCTGA
- a CDS encoding TetR/AcrR family transcriptional regulator: MATTNGENNPTDEQPSSLEQAAAELTGTGDTGAKQLVPLAGEVRGGRALPKTDKSEQTRALILETAMRLFQERGYDKTTMRAIATEAGVSVGNAYYYFASKEYLIQGFYDRMTYEHAVDARARMAGKRDFAERLEIALTSWVDCAAPYHEFASQFFRTAADPDSPLSPFSNESHPARATAVQLFHEVLSGSELAPKLDAELVELLPDLLWLHLMVVVLYWVFDRTEDTERTRAFVERCTPLVAKVVNLSRYRIFRPLVRDAKGLIQDFVLPTIGRTAKP; this comes from the coding sequence GTGGCAACGACGAACGGCGAGAACAACCCGACCGACGAGCAGCCGAGCTCTCTCGAGCAGGCCGCCGCGGAACTGACCGGTACCGGGGATACGGGCGCCAAGCAGCTCGTACCCCTGGCCGGTGAGGTCCGCGGCGGCCGCGCGCTGCCCAAGACCGACAAGAGCGAGCAGACCCGCGCGCTGATCCTGGAGACGGCGATGCGCCTCTTCCAGGAGCGCGGGTACGACAAGACGACGATGCGGGCGATCGCGACCGAGGCCGGCGTCTCGGTCGGCAACGCGTACTACTACTTCGCGTCCAAGGAGTACCTGATCCAGGGCTTCTACGACCGGATGACGTACGAGCACGCCGTCGACGCCCGGGCCAGGATGGCCGGGAAGCGGGACTTCGCCGAACGCCTGGAGATCGCGCTGACCTCCTGGGTCGACTGCGCGGCGCCGTACCACGAGTTCGCCTCGCAGTTCTTCCGCACGGCGGCCGACCCGGACAGCCCGCTCAGCCCGTTCTCCAACGAGTCCCACCCGGCCCGCGCGACGGCCGTCCAGCTCTTCCACGAGGTGCTGAGCGGCTCGGAGTTGGCGCCCAAGCTGGACGCCGAGCTGGTCGAGCTGCTGCCCGATCTGCTCTGGCTCCACCTGATGGTCGTCGTCCTGTACTGGGTCTTCGACCGCACCGAGGACACCGAGCGCACACGCGCCTTCGTGGAGCGCTGCACCCCGCTGGTGGCGAAGGTGGTCAACCTGTCGCGCTACCGGATCTTCCGGCCGCTGGTCCGGGACGCGAAGGGGCTGATCCAGGACTTCGTGCTCCCGACCATAGGGCGCACGGCGAAGCCGTAG